The segment ACTCCTCCACTCCAATCTCCGAGAAGAGATTATGAAGTTAAAACAACAGCCAGGAAAAAGTATTTTTATTGGCGGGCTGAACATCGCATCACAAGTTGCAGAATGGAATCTCATCGACGAGTATCACTTTGTCGTTCACCCGATTATTGCGGGAAAAGGTCCCCGCTTGTTCCAATCGATTGAGAACCTTAAATTAAATCTTGCTGGGTCAAAAACGTTTCGTTCGGGCGTTGTTGCGTTACATTACAAGAAATAAAAATGAAAAAAGCGGGCTAACACCGCGTGCAGCGGACGGGCGGGGGCATTCGCCCCGCCCAAAGGGATTCAGCCCCTTCGAGCATTTTCTACCTTTGGCATTTTTCCGCCAAATCCCCCGTCCGCCGCTAACGCCAGCCGTTAGGCTGACAAGAGCGGGGTGTTAGACTGGTCTGTGTAAACACGAGTTAGACGGCCGGATTGAGCGGAGATGACCATGGGCTTCTACATCAGGAAGGCGCTCAGAGTTGGCCCGCTTCGATTCAACCTGTCAAAGTCGGGCCTTGGCGTTTCCGTCGGGATCAAGGGCCTGCGGCTCGGCACAGGACCACGCGGAAACTATGTCCACATGGGCCGAGCAGGGCTCTACTATCGCAAGAGCCTCAATGTGCCCGAGGGAAGGGCAGCCGGCCGGCCGAACACACCTCAGCTATTGCCTCGCGAGCCTGCGCACCTCGGGGAGCCTCTTGGCACGGTGGGACCCCTACAGGATGTGGAAAGCGGCTCAGTCCACCAGATGGTTGATGCCTCGAGCGCGGAACTGCTGCGGGAGATGAACGAGAAGAGGAAGAAGGCCCGACTCCTACCGGGCGCGACCGTTCTGTGCGTCATGGTGGTGCTGCTGTTGATTGTCGGCAGTGCGCCCGTCTGGCTGGTCGTGCTGTTCGGCGCCTTGGCCATCGGAGTCTGCTGGTTGGTATTCATAAAAGATGAGCTCCGAAAGACGACCGTTATCCTCTACGACCTCGAACCGGAGGTCGAAACCGCATACGCACAGCTCCACGATGCGTTTGGCGTATTGCGTTCTTGCTCTCGGACATGGCACGTCGAAGCCCGCGGGGACGTCCGAGATCGCAAGTACCACGCGGGGGCTAGCGGGGTTGTGAAGCGCAAACAGATTACCTTGAGCACCGGTGCGCCGCCATTTGTCAAGACGAACATCGAGGTTCCGCTCGTCCCAGTCGGCCGGCAGGTGCTTGCGTTCATGCCGGATCGACTTTTCGTGTTCGATTCGGCCGCAGTCGGCGCCATCAACTACTCAGATCTCGCGCTTGATGTCGCCGAGATCCAGTTCGTTGAAGAGGAGGTTGTGCCTCAGGACGCGACGGTGGTCGGGAAGACGTGGCGTTACGTCAACAAGAAGGGCGGTCCCGATCGTAGGTTCAAGGACAATCGTGAGATCCCAATCTGCGCCTACGAACAGATCCATCTGTCGAGCACGACGGGGCTCAACGAGGTAATCCAGGTATCACGGCGGGGAGCTAGCACCACCCTGAGTCAGGCCCTGTCGTTGATGCGGAGCCTGCGGACAGATGAAAGCGCCGCGCCGGCCGTCTAACAACAGCATGCAGCGGGCGGCGCTGCGCGCCGCCGCTGATGCTGAGCGTTAGGCGCCGTCCCCTACTACCGCACTCGAACCGCGACCCCGCTCCTTGCTTGCCCGAGGAGGCCAAAAACATGACAACTCTTGTCCTCGACACCAACATCTACGATCGCATTGATGCTGATCCGCGCTTGGCCGCTGTCATCACCCACCTGTCCTCGATCGGCGCTCTCCGCATCCTCTCCACGCACGTGCAGGAAGGTGAACTGGCGGCTATACCAGACG is part of the Armatimonadota bacterium genome and harbors:
- a CDS encoding dihydrofolate reductase family protein; protein product: LLHSNLREEIMKLKQQPGKSIFIGGLNIASQVAEWNLIDEYHFVVHPIIAGKGPRLFQSIENLKLNLAGSKTFRSGVVALHYKK
- a CDS encoding DUF4236 domain-containing protein; translation: MGFYIRKALRVGPLRFNLSKSGLGVSVGIKGLRLGTGPRGNYVHMGRAGLYYRKSLNVPEGRAAGRPNTPQLLPREPAHLGEPLGTVGPLQDVESGSVHQMVDASSAELLREMNEKRKKARLLPGATVLCVMVVLLLIVGSAPVWLVVLFGALAIGVCWLVFIKDELRKTTVILYDLEPEVETAYAQLHDAFGVLRSCSRTWHVEARGDVRDRKYHAGASGVVKRKQITLSTGAPPFVKTNIEVPLVPVGRQVLAFMPDRLFVFDSAAVGAINYSDLALDVAEIQFVEEEVVPQDATVVGKTWRYVNKKGGPDRRFKDNREIPICAYEQIHLSSTTGLNEVIQVSRRGASTTLSQALSLMRSLRTDESAAPAV